The Akkermansia muciniphila genome contains a region encoding:
- a CDS encoding type II toxin-antitoxin system antitoxin SocA domain-containing protein — translation MANHTTTQKLCNWFIQQSNAKGRPLTPVKLNHLVILADWWHLHRNGGFLINERAEAWASGPVLPSIYHEYKDQPPCSAIEHPSRRQPPLDEETDVIPFLEHIWNVYGKYTAQQLGRINTAPDSPWHQAQGRHGEAEHQQITREHVEAYFQTLTD, via the coding sequence ATGGCAAACCACACTACCACTCAAAAACTCTGCAACTGGTTCATTCAGCAGTCAAATGCAAAAGGGCGCCCGCTCACGCCCGTCAAACTGAACCACCTGGTGATTCTGGCGGACTGGTGGCACCTGCACCGGAACGGCGGCTTCCTGATCAATGAAAGGGCGGAGGCATGGGCATCAGGCCCCGTGCTCCCCTCCATTTATCACGAATACAAGGACCAGCCGCCCTGCTCCGCCATTGAACATCCCAGCCGCCGCCAGCCTCCCCTGGATGAGGAAACGGACGTCATCCCCTTCCTGGAACACATCTGGAACGTGTACGGCAAATACACGGCCCAGCAGCTTGGCCGCATCAACACCGCGCCGGACTCTCCCTGGCATCAGGCGCAGGGCAGGCACGGCGAAGCGGAACACCAGCAGATCACCAGGGAACATGTGGAAGCCTACTTCCAGACCCTGACCGACTGA
- a CDS encoding S6 family peptidase, translating into MHLHYLYHSSLLGAACLLTPAYGGLMSDSFDVQTYRDFAENRGIFGINAKDIAIYDKEGNYVGTIPKMMNFDGLADAHAGEAALVGGPGFIATVSHDYNNQTITFTKRFGATQGTPFYDEYRSVVIKNAWGNQTNYTYDYRVQRLSKIVTEAEYAPYLTDPEYLDNMQGRLVLRAGSGTQAIATGNGKQDTVSGGYSYLTGGTLVFEGQASVPGTGEPDPENAKTYPAYRFWYNFKKPSESNPLPIGVLAGDSGSPSYVFNENSGKWEWVGAGQSQGGSGYGEFSQMRSGNQWASDYVDSFNRTISVAASGDMLWNVTDAEGNGTFVQGDVTTDYIGLASGVRGDTSTQGTRATDAQIGACSNLIFDGSGGTIVLQGSVDTGAGSLTFNRDYVLSDGGDSSRRLNTAGFVVNKGATVTTLLTGTSGDEWRKIGEGDLIVSGHGNNAADINVGGSGLVVLDRDGYAAHNVKLNGGGVIVRLAGENQLSGEFIFGHRGGVVDMYGHDLTLNAITHLDSGAFFANYLGGSNVTLTFTGSGEQKFLGSLLDGGSLKNGLLNVVYVPGAGEGSVWNLSGAILNSGTWTVQGGEVKVAGVHTLHAGGYVDENDWQTAAFSTGTVKVNSGARFTTGGHSLVVSAVQVDDGGTYGVLAGGNHSGDVVLSGAASMLRAEVDSGSATESGVISGSGSLVKTGEGTLLLKNGKNSFSGTARVEGGMVRASSAGAFGQAVWTLDAAGALSVEGAGFSAIAGKLDQASSGTFVLLEDQASISGLNGFRNLSIGALGEVNLGTHGTTELLSGWTADGGWALGGGGGTLTVNLKLSGSGTLSVGNGSNAGTVVLANAHNSDSEEGAAFSGAIELNGGVNLIYTDVRSLGLENKNVLVKYGASFALGVEEDAALAHVSSASGGVLLLSGDRTADLDMAGMGLNSAYIGADGQAVLSGSVTAGTQGYLFGGGGTLTVASSLGGAHALTVDTQGMGTSGGVILAADNTYSGETRILSGVSLTVGNGGTSGTLGTGAVANEGALAFNRTDKVTAGNAISGTGTLIQKGSGELVLTGNNSYTGTTTIAAGTLTVGDGGTSGSLGTGAVVNNGVLAFNRSDAVAFNAAMSGTGSLVKNGSGTLTIQKMLSYTGGTTVNEGTLVLGYGGANGMIRGDLAIREGAQVTLKGGDSFGYSGGNASVKNVNITGGTLYFGDNGNQTFQNTVFNLTGAVVDGVTGGRMDIWTKAVVNVKAANKASEIRHVNVQLRDANPTVFMVERGTGATDLNVSSNIVNSSGVKGSFIKKGAGIMVLSGRNTYSGGTTVNWGTLVAASNQALGTGAAAVNSGARLALGGLGTDLASVSLGNDILVKSGGILSGSATLSGNTTLNAGSILEFTLSMGGSAGNELAYNSLMLQSGVFQIDAGAKLKLAAVSLDYSTDFWGTSHILNLIEGGANASLAGTFTLDLSGAGNYGSYGSWTLQSDEDSKTVNMVWTPNAEAAVAHTETAALLAAPSPAPVPEPSSALLVLAGLGTCIFRRRVRRA; encoded by the coding sequence ATGCATCTGCATTATTTATATCATTCCAGCCTGTTGGGGGCGGCTTGCCTCCTCACTCCCGCCTATGGCGGCCTGATGTCTGACTCCTTTGATGTTCAGACCTACCGCGATTTCGCGGAAAACCGGGGCATCTTTGGAATTAATGCCAAGGATATAGCCATCTATGACAAGGAGGGCAATTATGTGGGAACCATCCCCAAAATGATGAATTTTGACGGGTTGGCGGATGCCCATGCCGGGGAAGCCGCCCTGGTGGGCGGTCCCGGTTTCATTGCCACCGTATCACATGATTACAATAACCAGACCATCACGTTCACCAAGCGCTTCGGCGCTACGCAGGGGACGCCATTTTATGACGAATACCGGAGCGTAGTGATCAAGAACGCCTGGGGAAACCAGACGAATTACACGTATGATTACCGCGTGCAGCGTCTGAGCAAGATCGTGACGGAGGCGGAATACGCCCCCTACCTGACGGACCCGGAATACCTGGATAATATGCAGGGGCGCCTGGTGCTGCGGGCCGGCTCCGGAACCCAGGCTATTGCCACGGGCAACGGCAAACAGGACACGGTCAGCGGAGGCTATTCCTATTTGACCGGGGGTACCCTGGTTTTTGAGGGCCAGGCCAGCGTTCCGGGAACGGGAGAACCGGACCCGGAGAATGCCAAGACTTACCCGGCCTACCGTTTCTGGTACAATTTCAAGAAGCCTTCGGAATCCAATCCGTTGCCTATCGGCGTCCTGGCCGGGGACAGCGGAAGCCCCAGCTATGTATTCAATGAAAATTCCGGCAAATGGGAATGGGTGGGGGCTGGCCAATCCCAGGGTGGGAGCGGTTACGGAGAGTTCAGCCAGATGCGTTCCGGCAACCAGTGGGCCAGCGATTACGTGGACAGCTTCAACCGCACCATCAGTGTTGCGGCGAGCGGGGACATGCTCTGGAACGTGACGGATGCCGAAGGCAACGGAACGTTCGTGCAGGGAGACGTGACTACAGATTACATCGGGCTGGCATCCGGAGTGCGGGGGGATACCTCCACGCAGGGAACGCGGGCCACGGACGCGCAGATAGGCGCATGTTCCAACCTGATTTTTGACGGCTCCGGCGGCACGATTGTGCTCCAGGGTTCCGTGGATACGGGAGCGGGTTCTTTAACCTTCAACCGTGATTACGTGCTGAGCGACGGGGGCGATTCTTCCCGGCGTCTGAACACGGCGGGTTTTGTGGTCAACAAGGGAGCTACGGTCACCACGTTGCTGACCGGAACCTCCGGGGACGAGTGGCGGAAGATCGGCGAAGGGGACTTGATCGTAAGCGGCCACGGAAACAACGCGGCGGACATCAACGTGGGGGGAAGTGGCCTGGTGGTTCTGGACCGTGACGGCTATGCCGCGCATAACGTTAAATTGAACGGCGGCGGAGTGATAGTTCGTTTGGCGGGAGAAAACCAGTTGTCCGGGGAGTTCATCTTCGGCCACCGGGGCGGCGTGGTGGATATGTACGGCCATGACTTGACGCTGAACGCCATCACCCACCTGGATTCCGGGGCTTTTTTTGCCAATTACCTTGGCGGTTCCAACGTAACGCTCACCTTTACCGGTTCCGGAGAACAGAAGTTCCTGGGATCCCTGCTGGATGGAGGTTCCCTGAAGAACGGATTGCTGAATGTGGTGTATGTCCCCGGCGCGGGAGAAGGTTCCGTGTGGAACCTGTCCGGAGCCATTCTCAACTCCGGAACCTGGACGGTGCAGGGAGGGGAAGTGAAGGTGGCGGGAGTGCACACCCTGCACGCGGGCGGTTATGTGGATGAGAACGACTGGCAGACGGCCGCCTTCTCCACCGGAACAGTGAAGGTGAACAGCGGGGCCCGGTTTACCACCGGCGGACATTCCCTGGTAGTTTCCGCCGTGCAGGTGGATGACGGGGGCACGTATGGCGTGCTGGCCGGGGGGAACCACAGCGGAGACGTCGTGTTGTCCGGTGCCGCATCCATGCTGCGTGCGGAGGTGGATTCCGGTTCCGCAACGGAGTCCGGCGTGATTTCAGGCTCCGGTTCCCTCGTGAAAACCGGGGAAGGAACCCTGCTTTTGAAAAACGGAAAGAACAGTTTTTCCGGAACTGCCAGGGTAGAAGGCGGGATGGTGCGCGCTTCTTCCGCCGGAGCCTTCGGGCAGGCCGTCTGGACGCTGGATGCCGCCGGAGCCCTCTCTGTGGAAGGCGCCGGTTTTTCCGCTATTGCCGGAAAACTGGACCAGGCGTCCTCCGGCACGTTCGTTCTGCTGGAAGACCAGGCGTCAATTTCCGGGCTGAACGGGTTCAGGAACTTGTCCATCGGCGCGCTGGGAGAGGTGAATTTGGGAACGCACGGAACCACGGAACTTTTATCCGGCTGGACCGCGGACGGCGGCTGGGCCCTGGGGGGCGGGGGCGGAACGCTGACGGTGAATTTGAAACTCAGCGGTTCCGGCACCTTGTCCGTCGGCAACGGTTCCAATGCGGGTACCGTAGTGCTTGCCAACGCGCATAACAGTGATTCGGAAGAGGGAGCCGCCTTCTCCGGCGCCATTGAGCTGAATGGGGGAGTCAACCTCATTTATACGGACGTGCGCTCCCTCGGCCTGGAAAACAAGAATGTGCTTGTCAAATACGGAGCCTCGTTTGCCCTTGGTGTGGAAGAGGATGCAGCCCTGGCGCACGTGTCCAGCGCTTCCGGCGGCGTGCTGCTGCTGTCCGGCGACCGTACGGCGGATTTGGATATGGCGGGCATGGGGCTGAATTCCGCTTATATCGGCGCCGACGGGCAGGCTGTCCTGTCCGGCTCCGTAACGGCCGGAACGCAGGGATACCTGTTCGGCGGTGGCGGAACGCTGACCGTGGCCTCTTCCCTGGGCGGGGCTCATGCCCTGACGGTGGATACGCAGGGAATGGGAACGTCCGGCGGCGTCATCCTGGCCGCGGACAATACTTATTCAGGTGAAACGCGCATCCTGTCCGGAGTTTCCCTGACGGTTGGCAATGGAGGAACGTCCGGCACCCTGGGAACGGGAGCCGTTGCCAATGAAGGCGCGCTGGCGTTCAACAGGACGGACAAAGTGACGGCGGGGAATGCTATTTCCGGAACGGGGACGCTGATTCAGAAAGGCTCCGGGGAACTGGTGCTGACGGGCAATAATTCCTATACAGGAACTACTACGATTGCCGCGGGAACGCTCACCGTTGGGGACGGCGGCACCAGCGGTTCCCTGGGAACCGGGGCTGTGGTCAACAACGGCGTCCTTGCCTTCAACCGCTCTGACGCCGTGGCCTTTAATGCGGCCATGTCCGGAACAGGTTCCCTGGTGAAGAACGGCTCCGGCACGCTCACCATCCAGAAGATGCTTTCCTATACGGGAGGAACCACCGTGAATGAAGGCACGCTTGTGCTGGGCTACGGCGGAGCCAACGGAATGATCCGCGGTGACCTTGCCATCCGGGAGGGCGCTCAGGTGACGCTGAAAGGCGGCGACAGCTTCGGTTACTCCGGGGGGAACGCCTCCGTGAAGAACGTGAACATCACTGGAGGTACCCTGTATTTTGGGGACAATGGCAACCAGACATTCCAGAATACGGTGTTCAACCTGACGGGCGCTGTAGTGGATGGCGTCACGGGAGGCCGCATGGATATCTGGACGAAGGCTGTGGTTAACGTGAAAGCCGCGAACAAGGCCTCGGAAATCAGACACGTCAACGTGCAGTTGCGGGACGCCAACCCGACGGTGTTCATGGTGGAACGCGGCACCGGGGCAACGGACCTGAACGTATCCTCCAACATTGTCAACTCCTCCGGGGTGAAGGGGTCCTTCATCAAGAAAGGGGCTGGAATCATGGTGCTTTCCGGCAGAAATACCTATTCCGGAGGGACCACGGTCAACTGGGGGACGCTGGTAGCGGCCTCCAACCAGGCTCTGGGAACCGGCGCGGCGGCCGTCAACTCCGGCGCGCGCCTGGCGCTTGGGGGCCTGGGAACGGACCTGGCTTCCGTTTCTCTTGGAAATGATATTCTGGTGAAGAGCGGCGGCATTCTTTCCGGTTCCGCCACCCTGTCCGGGAACACTACCCTGAATGCCGGGTCCATACTGGAGTTCACCTTGTCCATGGGCGGTTCCGCGGGTAATGAACTGGCGTACAACAGCCTGATGCTCCAGTCCGGAGTCTTCCAGATTGACGCGGGGGCCAAGCTGAAGCTGGCGGCGGTGTCCCTGGATTATTCCACGGACTTCTGGGGGACCTCCCATATCCTGAACCTGATAGAAGGCGGCGCAAACGCCAGCCTGGCGGGAACGTTCACGCTGGACCTGTCCGGCGCCGGGAATTACGGCTCCTATGGTTCATGGACCCTCCAGAGCGATGAGGATTCCAAGACCGTGAACATGGTCTGGACGCCCAATGCCGAGGCTGCGGTGGCTCATACGGAAACCGCCGCACTACTGGCGGCCCCGTCTCCTGCGCCG